The Anaerolineae bacterium genome window below encodes:
- the nuoF gene encoding NADH-quinone oxidoreductase subunit NuoF, whose product MLSETARVEIRKLMARYPDPRSALGPALHVVQRELGWIPPEAQKEVAALFGMDPTEVYAFVGFYNMYYKEPKGVYHLEVCTNISCKLRGADACARHLMQALGLNGWSETTRDGLFTVDHVECLGSCGTAPVMSVRKRGQDLPRYYEALTPERLDQVLAELRANVDQPLPVEPHPMGPAHFGGMEPKVLLARVAKPNSHRLETYVADGGYQALRKALFEMTPDQVIEEVKASGLRGRGGAGFPAGVKWSFLPKGVFPRYLVCNADESEPGTFKDRILMEYDPHQVLEGIILTAYAIQAEKAFIYIRGEYGFPYARLRQAIDEAYQHGYLGHNILGSSFSLDVILHRGAGAYICGEETALLTSLEGQRGHPRLKPPFPATEGLYRKPTIVNNVETLANVPHIIRNGAQWYRSFGTDKSPGFRLFAVSGEVRKPGIYELPHGVTLRELIYTHAGGTLDDRPVKAVIPGGLSMPLLTAAQLDTPLDFESVQAAGSLLGSAGVIVICEGTSLVEVMERTIAFYREESCGKCTPCREGTGWLEKVLHRIHCGRGRLEDLDEILRVSKFIEQQSFCPFGPAAVWGIRSAINQFRPELEAYIRQTNPAGEVPPLPVRPVYRPDVGMPAHERD is encoded by the coding sequence ATGCTATCTGAGACAGCCAGAGTTGAAATACGCAAGCTGATGGCGCGATACCCCGATCCGCGTTCGGCGCTAGGGCCGGCTCTTCACGTAGTTCAACGGGAGCTGGGATGGATTCCTCCCGAAGCCCAGAAAGAGGTCGCAGCGCTGTTTGGGATGGATCCGACCGAAGTGTACGCTTTCGTGGGCTTCTACAACATGTACTACAAGGAGCCCAAAGGGGTCTACCACCTGGAGGTGTGCACGAACATCTCCTGCAAGCTGCGAGGCGCCGACGCATGTGCGCGCCACCTGATGCAGGCTTTGGGCTTGAACGGCTGGAGCGAGACCACCCGGGATGGCCTGTTCACTGTGGATCACGTAGAGTGCTTAGGGTCCTGCGGCACGGCCCCGGTGATGAGCGTCCGCAAGCGCGGGCAAGACTTGCCTCGTTATTATGAAGCGCTGACGCCGGAACGGCTGGATCAGGTCCTGGCCGAGTTGCGAGCCAATGTGGATCAGCCCCTGCCAGTGGAGCCGCACCCGATGGGGCCGGCTCATTTCGGGGGCATGGAGCCGAAGGTATTGCTCGCTCGGGTGGCGAAGCCCAATTCACATCGCCTGGAGACCTATGTCGCTGATGGTGGCTACCAGGCGCTGCGCAAAGCCCTTTTCGAAATGACCCCGGACCAGGTGATCGAGGAGGTGAAGGCGTCAGGGCTGCGCGGGCGCGGTGGCGCTGGTTTCCCCGCTGGTGTGAAGTGGAGCTTTCTGCCCAAGGGCGTCTTCCCGCGCTACCTGGTCTGCAATGCCGATGAGAGCGAGCCGGGCACCTTCAAAGATCGCATCCTAATGGAGTATGACCCTCATCAAGTGCTGGAGGGGATCATCCTCACGGCCTATGCCATCCAGGCCGAAAAGGCGTTCATCTATATCCGAGGTGAATACGGCTTCCCATATGCTCGCCTGCGGCAGGCGATAGACGAGGCATATCAGCACGGTTACCTGGGGCATAACATCCTAGGAAGCTCTTTTAGCCTGGACGTGATCCTCCATCGCGGCGCCGGCGCCTATATCTGCGGCGAGGAGACGGCTTTGCTCACCTCGCTAGAAGGGCAACGGGGCCATCCCCGGCTCAAGCCCCCTTTCCCGGCGACAGAAGGGCTCTACCGCAAGCCGACCATCGTCAACAACGTGGAGACGCTGGCGAACGTGCCCCATATCATCCGGAACGGGGCGCAATGGTATCGCTCGTTTGGCACCGATAAGAGCCCGGGCTTTCGCCTTTTCGCTGTCAGCGGTGAGGTGAGGAAGCCAGGGATTTATGAGCTACCCCACGGAGTCACGTTACGTGAGCTCATCTACACCCACGCCGGTGGCACCCTGGACGATCGGCCCGTGAAAGCTGTGATACCAGGGGGGCTCTCCATGCCTCTCTTGACCGCAGCGCAACTGGACACTCCGCTCGATTTCGAATCGGTGCAAGCGGCCGGATCGCTCCTGGGATCTGCTGGCGTTATCGTGATCTGTGAGGGCACCTCGCTGGTGGAGGTGATGGAACGCACCATCGCCTTCTATCGGGAAGAGTCGTGCGGCAAATGCACCCCTTGTCGAGAGGGGACAGGCTGGCTGGAAAAAGTGCTGCATCGAATCCACTGTGGCAGGGGGCGCTTGGAGGACCTGGATGAGATCCTACGGGTGTCCAAATTCATCGAGCAGCAATCGTTCTGTCCCTTTGGACCCGCCGCAGTATGGGGCATCCGAAGCGCGATTAACCAGTTCCGACCGGAGCTGGAAGCGTATATCCGGCAGACCAACCCGGCTGGCGAAGTGCCGCCGCTGCCCGTGCGTCCCGTCTATCGGCCCGATGTGGGGATGCCGGCACACGAGCGAGATTGA